GGCGTGGTACACGCCTGGATTTCACCTCTCCAATCTTGATGGGTATTCTGAACCTGACACCGGACTCCTTCTCGGATGGCGGCCAGTATTCCGATGTTGAATCCGTAATCAAACACGCCAAAAATCTTGTAGAGTCCGGCGCCACGATACTTGACCTCGGTGGTGAATCGAGCCGCCCCGGATCCGAGCCCGTTGCCCCCGAAGAAGAGTCCCG
This portion of the Deltaproteobacteria bacterium genome encodes:
- a CDS encoding dihydropteroate synthase codes for the protein MTAPPNSFVTGRGTRLDFTSPILMGILNLTPDSFSDGGQYSDVESVIKHAKNLVESGATILDLGGESSRPGSEPVAPEEESR